One region of Enterobacter ludwigii genomic DNA includes:
- a CDS encoding SMI1/KNR4 family protein, whose translation MLKKLERFGAKPTPLPLDELKKSLNTLETSIGPIPESYRAYLLHFGVSVLFDVNVVFKALQPSPWSDEQGNDTLESLYGLAESGKEYTVFEMADTYRNDFRDQWLPIGASSGDNQICLCLKGGMSGEIWFWDHESDPIFNDSVVTSGLTKIANSFDEFVDMLTAQDDKIDASGVVKVDLDF comes from the coding sequence ATGTTGAAAAAATTAGAGCGCTTTGGAGCGAAACCGACACCATTACCATTAGATGAACTGAAAAAGAGTTTAAATACATTAGAAACATCAATAGGGCCAATTCCTGAAAGTTATCGTGCCTATTTACTTCATTTTGGCGTTTCTGTTCTTTTTGATGTAAATGTTGTTTTCAAGGCGTTACAACCATCTCCGTGGTCTGATGAGCAAGGAAACGATACGCTTGAGTCTTTGTACGGCCTTGCAGAATCGGGTAAAGAATATACTGTCTTTGAAATGGCTGATACATACCGGAATGATTTTCGCGATCAATGGTTACCGATAGGAGCCTCGTCTGGTGATAATCAAATCTGTCTTTGCCTCAAGGGAGGTATGTCGGGAGAGATCTGGTTTTGGGATCACGAATCTGATCCAATATTCAATGATTCAGTAGTGACCTCCGGGCTGACGAAAATAGCAAACTCCTTCGATGAGTTTGTTGATATGCTTACTGCTCAGGATGATAAAATAGATGCATCAGGGGTAGTTAAAGTCGATCTTGATTTTTAA